ACACGCTGAGGGGCAGGATGGCCAAGTCTGCTTTCTACATCATCTGCCAAATAGAACGGGGAGTTTAGACATCAGCACAAAGAGTGCCAGATTGGTGATGTGAACCATCAGGGCAACGATAGGGGGCAGTGCAGTTGATTCAGGAAGATGAGAGAATAAATCAAATGGCATCTATTGCCTCAGCACCAAAGGGGTTATATTTGTGAAATGTGTCTGCTGGCAGGTTTTTAAATTTGCTTAAAGCTCTTTGTTGGGGTGATGTTTTTGGGAGGGATGGCATCATTGTAAGGACAGTACTTCAAAAGGGTTTCTATCACCTTGAAGGGATATGAGCAAGAGAAGTCCTCCGCCAGAGGGGGCATTGCTGGTTAGTGACCACCTTGGTTTGAATTGGAGCTCCCCTGTTTATTGTTGATTAGATACAGGGttggatagagtaaagctccctctacactgtccccatcaaacactcccaggacagggtacagcaccgggttagatacagagtaaagctccctctacactgtccccatcaaacactcctgggacaggtacagcacggggttagatacagagtaaagctccctctacactgtccccatcaaacactcccaggagaggtacagcatggggttggatacagagtaaagccccctttacactgtccacataaaacactcccaggacaggtatagtacggggttagatacagagtaaagctcccgctacactgtccccatcaaacactcccaggagaggtacagcatggggttggatacagagtaaagccccctttacactgtccccatcaaacactcccaggacaggtacagcaggggtttaggtacagagtaaagctccctctacactgtccccatcaaacactcccaggacaggtacagcacggggttgggtatagagtaaagctccctctacactgtccccatcaaacactcccaggacaggtacagcacggggttggatgcagagtaaagctccctctacactgtccccatcaaacactcccaggacaggtacagcactgggttagatacagagtaaagctcccgctacactgtccccttcaaacactcccaggagaggtacagcatggggttggatacagagtgaagccccctttacactgtccccatcaaacactcccaggacaggtacagcacggggttagatacagagtaaagctcccgctacactgtccccatcaaacacgcccaggacaggtacagcacggggttagatacagagtaaagctcccgctacactgtccccatcaaacactcccaggagaggtacagcatggggttggatacagagtaaagccccctttacactgttcccatcaaacactcccaggacaggtacagcacggggttagatacagagtaaagctccatccagcAGTGGAATTTAATACTCTCCCATGTGGTGAGTTTTGTTGTGACCCcactaccctatcctgtaaccccacctaaccttcacatctttggacactaatgggcaatatggcatagccaatccacctaatctgcactttggactgtgggaggaaatcagagcacccggaggaaacccacacaaagggagaacgtgcagactctgtagacAGTCACCcccggctggaattgaacccggattccttgggcgtcattctccgaccccccagcgggtcggagaatggccgttggccgccgtgaatcccgcccccgccggttgccgaagtctccggtaccggagattgggcgggggcgggaattgggccgcgccggttggcaggcccccccccccccccgctcaattctccggcccggatgggcctaagtcccgccgagaaattgcctgtcccgccggcgtaaattagagtagctatttaccggcgggacaaggcggcgcgagcgggctccggggtcctgggggaggggggggcgcggggcgatctgaccccggggttgcccccacggtggcctggcccgcgatcggggcccaccgatccgcgggcgggcctgtgccgtgggggcactctttcccttccgcctccgcaacggtctccaccatggcggaggcggaagagattctccccactgcgcatgcgcgggaaactgtcagcggccgctgacactcccgcgcatacgccgcccggggatgtcatttctgcgccagctggcggggcaacaaacgccgtttccgccagctggcggggcggaaatccctccggcgccggcctagcccctcaatgtcggggctcggcccccaaagatgcggagcattccgcacctttggggcggcgcgatgcccgtctgattggcaccgttttgggtgccagtcggcggacatcgcgccgtttggggagaatttcgccccttgtactgtgaggaagcagtgctaaccgctgtgccaccaggcTGCCTAAAGGTCATGCTGTGGGGATGCCGGTgttgggactggggtgagcacagtaagaagtctcgcaacaccaggttaaagtccaacaggtttgtttcaaacactagcttgcggagcactgctccttcctcaggtgaatgaagaggtatattccagaaacatatatatatattatatattatatatatataaaaataagaccataagaccataagacataggagtggaagtaaggccattcggcccatcgagtccactccaccattcaatcatggctgatttcaactccatttacccgctctctccatagcccttaattcctcgagaaatcaagaatttatcaacttctgtcttaaagacactcaacgtcccggcctccaccgccctctgtggcaatgaattccacagacccaccactctctggctgaagaaatttctcctcatctctgttctaaagtgactcccttttattctaaggctgtgcccccaggtcctagtctcccctgctaatggaaacaacttccctacgtccaccctatctaagccattcattatcttgtaagtttctattagatctcccctcaacctcctaaactccaatgaatataatcccaggatcctcagacgttcatcgtatgtaaggcctaccattcctgggatcatccgtgtgaatctccgctggacccgctccagtgccggtatgtccttcctgaggtgtggggcccaaaattgctcacagtattctaaatggggcctaactaatgctttataaagcttcagaagtacatcgctgcttttatattccaagcctcttgagataaatgacaacattgcatttgctttcttaattacggactcaacctgcaagtttacctttagagaatcctggactaggactccctagtccctttgcacttcagcattatgaattttgtcaccgtttagaaaatagtccatgcctctattcttttttccaaagtgcaagacctcgcacttgcccacgttgaatttcatcagccatttcttggaccactctcctaaactgtctaaatctttctgcagcctccccacctcctccatactacctgcccctccacctatctttgtatcatcggcaaacttagccagaatgcccccagtcccgtcatctagatcgttaatatataaagagaacagctgtggacccaacactgaaccctgcgggacaccactcgtcactggttgccattccggaaaagaaccttttatcccagctctctgccttctgcctgacagccaatcgtcaatccatgttagtaccttgcctcgaataccatgggcccttattttactcagcagtctcccgtgaggcaccttatcaaaggccttttggaagtcaagatagataacatccattggccctccttggtctaacctatttgttatctcttcaaagaactctcaacaggtttgtcaggcacgacctccccttacgaaatccatgctgatttgtcctaatccgaccctgcacttccaagaatttagaaatctcatccttaacaatggattctagaatcttgccaacaaccgaggtgcaaaacaatgcttagaatgcgagcatttgcaggtaagtaaatgtttacagatccagagacaggggtaaccccaggttaaagaggtgtgatttgtctcaagccaggacagttggtaggattttgcaagcccaggccagatggtgggggatgaatgtaatgcgacatgaatcccaggtcccggttgaggccgcagtcgtgtgcggaacttggctataagtttctgctcggcgattctgcgttgtcgcgcgtcctgaaggccgccttggagaacgctgaatgcccttgaatgctgaagtgtaCCCCgagtggaagggaacattcctgcctggtgattgtcgcgcgatgtctgttcattcgttgtcgcagcgtctgcatggtctcgccaatgtatcacgcttcgggacatcctttcctgcagcgtatatggtagacaacgttggccgagtcgcacgagtatgtacctggtgggtggtgttctcacgtgtaatggtggtatccatgtcgatgatcccttccagtcggggaacacttcagccgtcaagggcattcagtctctggtctccgggtaagcgttctccaaggcggccttcaggatgcgcggaaTCGccgagtaatttgcttttatctttataGAAACTGCCTGTTATTTATTTCCATCAGTGCTTGAAGTGAAAGGGCACAAAAGAAAACTGATGAAAATGAATAAAATTGAGGCAGTTTTGTGCATTTATATAAAAGGAAATATTTTCCATGAGAAACCTGTTTTTTCAGCCAACATTACTGTCCATTGTCGTACGGAAAAAATAACTTGCATAAAATCATCAAACACTACTAcataggtggaggccattcagccccatcatGTCTATGCCAGATCGTTTGAAGAGCATTCAGTTTGTCCCTTTGTTGCTGCCCTCTACAGGAATCAACTGATGAAACAGACACATCAGTCCTCAACAAGTTTTGATTTAATACAGCTTTTTATTTAATTCGTTAAGCTTATTGAAACAGTTACATAAGTTTCAAGGCTCACAAGAACTAACAATACTACCCAATAGAGAGAACTTGGCTAGGCGCACTGTGGATGTGTGCTGGGAGTTGCCAAACTCGGTCTTGTCTTGTAAATGTAGATCCCAGGGTTATCGCTGCTGTATCTCGGCAGTCCCTGCTTTTCATAAGGTTTCAGTTCTTAGTTCAGAGCTCATTCATATAAGAAATCCTGTAGCACATAGGCCTCATTTTTCTTTGGGAAAGCCTTAATTTTGCTGTTCCAAAACAGTGTTGTTAGCAAAACATTCAGTTGCAAGCCATAACTCTATCTATTCCCATGAAATTCATTTTACACAACTGCAGTTTTCACAAGTCTGTTagcctcttttaccatcatgcctgACGATACGTTAGCCATTGTCCTCATCGCCACAATTTTCACAGATGTTTGTAACTGTTtttccaagtatttatccaattccctttttagcTTACCCTGGAATTATATCCATTACCctatcaggcagtgaattccaaatctTAATCAATCTTTCTCaaatcacctctggttcttttgctacACACAATGTATCATTTTATCTTTTTAGAATGTTACAAAGCAATTTGCAACAATTagtaaggatgttacaagttacagagggacacagataagctgcagtgctgggctgaggtggcaaaaggagtttaatgcagaaaagtgtgaggtgattcattttggaaggaataacaggaagacagagtactgggctaatggtaagtatcttggcagtgtggatgagcagagagatctcggtgtccatgtacatagatccctgaaagttgccacccaggttgagaggattgttaagaaggcgtacggtgtgttagctcttattggtagagggattgagtttcggagccatgaggtcatgttgcagctgtacaaaactggtgcggccgcatttggagtattgcgtgcaattctggtcgctgcatcgtaggatgtggaagcattggaaagggtgcagaggagatttaccagaatgttgcctggtatggagggaagagcttatgaggaaaggctcagggacttgaggctgtttgcgttagagagaaggttaagatgtgacttaattgaggcatacaagatgatcagaggattggatagggtggacagtgagagcctttttcctcggatggtgatgtctagcacgaggggacatagctttaaattgaggggagatagatataggacagatgtcagaggtaggttctttactcagagagtagtaagggcgtggaatgccctgcctgcaacagtagtggactcgccaacactaagggcattcaaatggtcattggatagacgtatggatgataagggaatagtgtagatgggctttagagtggtttcacaggtcggcgcaacatcgagggccgaagggcctgtactgcgctgtaatgttctatgtgcagTCACTACTTTCTTTTTTAAGAACGGTAGAATCCCTGGAACATTGAAATGGAACAAGTTTCTGGATGGGATACTGTGAGAATCATGGAATCAGAGAGCATGGAGATTTTCCTCACTTGGAACATGAAACATAATCTTTCATGAAATATGGTCTGAGCACATAGGATAATTTAATCCCATTTATTCAGGAGGTGAATAGGTCATGCAATATTGCTTAACACAATATAATGTTTTATCACCTAGAACTGCACAGAatctacagcatggaaacaggccatacAGCCCAACTGATCCATGCCACATGATTATAGTCTACATTGAACCCCCTCCTATTCTAATTACATCTCTCCATCTGGCCACAATGTACCGCTTTCTGCAAAATAAACAGTGCAAACATACATTGTATAAAGACAATTCTTCAAACGGTATATCACTTTCTCCAAACTGTTCCCTGGTAATAATGCAGAAAATACATGGTTACATATCAAACCAATTTTTCCAAAGGCCACTCTGGCTTTTCATGAATTTTCTTGAAGAAAAAGCCCAAACATCTCCAGTATCGTGATATTTAGTGCAGCTCAAAATATCCTGGTGAATATTTTGGGCGATTACTCTTCGCTTGCCAAGGCCGGATTGCGTTCCCGTAACTCTGGCATGACTGCTCTGGTGTAGAAATCTTCCAGTTTATCGACAGCTTTCTCCCAGAACTTTGCGTCAGATTCCACTGGGATAATGGCAACCTCACGGTTAGTGTAGACCACGAGGTCAGCCTTGGGGAGGTCCAGGACCGCCAGCTGGCACTGAATCTGGGTGAAGTAGGAGTGACCCTTCTTCAGCTGAGGTTCACCTCTCTTATTTTCCAAGCAGAAGTTGCTGTCTTCACAAGCCTGGCTGATAGTGTGATTCCTGTGCTTGTAGGGACACTTGACCTCCAGGAGGCTGACTGTATCTCCAGTTGCTTTGTCAACCACTACTCCATCAGGACTTGCTGCCAACCAGTTCTTCACTGGGTCAACGAAGAGCCCACATGGTTGGACAGAAATTTGCCGTCCAGTCTTCTCAGACTTCAGCTTCTCATATTTTTTGATAGCAACAGACTCATTCTCGACCCCCCATTTCATCGCGGGAGTCGAAACCTTTGAACCTTGGCCCACAATGGACTTCAGATAGGACTGAGGGACCTCGGTGCTTTTTCCATTCACAAATTTGCAATGGGAAATCTTGTGCGCGACTGAGGCTGTGATCCGGTTTCTGCGCTGCTCAAACCAGGCTGGGTTCTCTCTTTGACCCCGTGTCTCTTTCTCAATATCAGCTACCCTCTGTTTACTGATCATCATTGGCTGTGAGGAATTGCTAAGTTGGTCAGCTTGGCTTTTGGTGCCTGCTGCTTTGCCCAATGTCTTGGATCCAGAGTTGGCATTACCAACAAACGCCGGGGGTCGCGTGCTCCCTGCTCCTCTGGTGATTGACTTTGCGGATCTTTGAGCTTCAGGGTTTCTGGTGTTAGGAGTTGGTTTCGGAAGTCTTCCTTCACTTGAAGATTTGGCTGAGCTGGGACTCCCAACCGTTGCTCTTCCTCCCCGGCTACCAGATCCCGAACCTCTGGGACTGGCTGCTTTAGTAGCAGGTGGTAGAGGTGCCTCCTGAGGCACAGGTTGGTTTGCGTTAGCTCCCCCCTTTCTCTGATGATGAGATGGCCTTGCTGCCATTTGGAAAATAGTTCAAATTTCTGCAAATAAAAataccaatttaaaaaaaataaaaataaaaaaaaaataaaactttAAAATGAAATTTTGCATCAGTCAAAAGAAGCAGGTGAGATGGTGCAATAGAAGAACAGAATTAAGCAACAATTCACTTAAACAGAGGGTGGCAAGAGTTCAGGTGACAATAATAGCACAGACCGGATCGGAGTATTTGTTTCATTAGAGCAAAGGTAAAAAAGGATCAAATGTGATGCAAGTTATTATTGGGGTAGTGGTTACATTGCTGCACTAGTATTTCTGAAAATGTGACTTCAAACagcagcacaggggttagcactgttgcttcacaccttcagggtcccgggttcgattcccggcttgggtcactgtctgtgcagagcctgcacgttctccccgtgcctgtgtgggtttcctccgggtgctccggtttcctcccgaaagacgtgctgttaggtaatttggacattctgaattctccctctgtgcacctgaacaggcgtcggaatgtagcgactaggggcatttcacagtaacttcattgcagtgttaatgtaagcctacttgtgacaataaagatttttataatTATTATATTGCGGGAAGAGcatgggggaagtgggcctagtaGGTGGTCTTTCAGAGGTTCGGAGCGGAcccgagggcagcatggtagcatagtggttagcactatgacttcacagcgccagggtcccaggttcg
This window of the Scyliorhinus torazame isolate Kashiwa2021f chromosome 14, sScyTor2.1, whole genome shotgun sequence genome carries:
- the LOC140389503 gene encoding uncharacterized protein, with the translated sequence MAARPSHHQRKGGANANQPVPQEAPLPPATKAASPRGSGSGSRGGRATVGSPSSAKSSSEGRLPKPTPNTRNPEAQRSAKSITRGAGSTRPPAFVGNANSGSKTLGKAAGTKSQADQLSNSSQPMMISKQRVADIEKETRGQRENPAWFEQRRNRITASVAHKISHCKFVNGKSTEVPQSYLKSIVGQGSKVSTPAMKWGVENESVAIKKYEKLKSEKTGRQISVQPCGLFVDPVKNWLAASPDGVVVDKATGDTVSLLEVKCPYKHRNHTISQACEDSNFCLENKRGEPQLKKGHSYFTQIQCQLAVLDLPKADLVVYTNREVAIIPVESDAKFWEKAVDKLEDFYTRAVMPELRERNPALASEE